In Pseudomonas nunensis, a single window of DNA contains:
- a CDS encoding MFS transporter, translating to MSAHTLAAVQSDGIDPVRAAQISARIDRLPAVSTIWKLVALLSIGGFFELYDLFQTAYISPGLIRDGIFATGSQGVFGFSDQAAFASATFLGLFLGASLLSPLADRFGRRAIFTFALIWYTVATVAMGVQSSALGIICMRFLVGIGLGIELVTIDAYLSELVPKRMRSSAFAFAFFVQFLSVPAVALMSWWLVPQAPFGVSGWRWVVLASAVFALFIWWLRSRLPESPRWLAQHGRFDEASRILDSIEARCVKDQGKPLDEPELAAVDIQGSGRFADIWQPPYRRRALMLIVFHVFQAIGFFGFGNWLPALLSGQGVSVTHSLMYAFIITLAYPLGPLLFVKFANRFENKWQIVGSALGAMTFGTLFALQTSAVGLIVCGVMITFCNAWLSFAYHSYQSELFPTNIRARAVGFCYSFSRLSTVFSSLLIGIFLEHFGTPGVLAFIVSSMLIVMITIGYFGPRTRNLALENIAHR from the coding sequence ATGTCTGCTCACACCCTCGCCGCTGTTCAATCAGACGGTATCGACCCTGTTCGTGCCGCTCAGATTTCCGCTCGCATCGACCGACTGCCAGCCGTTTCCACGATCTGGAAACTCGTGGCGTTGCTATCCATCGGCGGCTTTTTCGAGCTCTACGATCTATTTCAGACCGCCTACATCAGCCCCGGCCTGATCCGCGATGGCATCTTTGCTACCGGTAGCCAAGGCGTGTTCGGCTTCTCCGATCAGGCTGCATTTGCCTCGGCGACGTTTCTCGGATTGTTCCTCGGCGCGAGTCTGCTCAGTCCGTTGGCAGACCGCTTCGGTCGGCGAGCGATCTTCACCTTTGCGCTGATCTGGTACACCGTCGCGACCGTGGCCATGGGCGTGCAAAGTTCAGCGCTGGGGATTATCTGCATGCGCTTTCTGGTGGGTATTGGCCTGGGCATCGAGCTGGTGACCATCGACGCCTACCTCTCGGAACTGGTGCCCAAACGCATGCGCAGTTCAGCGTTTGCCTTTGCGTTTTTCGTGCAGTTTTTGTCAGTGCCGGCGGTGGCCTTGATGTCCTGGTGGCTGGTGCCGCAAGCGCCGTTCGGGGTCTCGGGCTGGCGTTGGGTGGTGCTGGCGAGCGCGGTGTTTGCGCTGTTTATCTGGTGGTTGCGTTCACGGCTGCCGGAATCGCCGCGCTGGTTGGCGCAGCATGGTCGCTTTGATGAGGCCAGCCGGATTCTCGATAGCATCGAAGCCCGCTGCGTGAAGGATCAGGGCAAACCGCTGGATGAGCCGGAACTGGCGGCGGTGGATATTCAGGGCTCGGGCCGTTTCGCTGATATCTGGCAGCCACCCTATCGCCGCCGCGCCTTGATGCTGATCGTGTTCCACGTATTCCAGGCCATCGGCTTTTTCGGTTTCGGCAACTGGTTGCCGGCGCTGCTGTCCGGCCAGGGCGTAAGCGTGACCCACAGTCTGATGTACGCCTTCATCATCACCCTCGCCTACCCGCTCGGACCGTTGCTGTTTGTGAAGTTCGCCAACCGTTTCGAGAACAAGTGGCAAATCGTCGGCTCTGCCCTCGGCGCCATGACCTTCGGCACGCTGTTCGCGCTACAGACCAGCGCGGTCGGGCTGATCGTCTGTGGGGTGATGATCACGTTCTGCAACGCCTGGCTGAGCTTCGCCTACCACTCCTACCAAAGCGAACTGTTCCCCACCAACATTCGCGCCCGGGCCGTGGGCTTCTGTTATTCGTTCAGTCGTTTGTCGACGGTGTTCAGCAGCTTGCTGATCGGGATCTTTCTCGAACACTTCGGCACACCGGGGGTGTTGGCGTTCATCGTCAGCAGCATGTTGATCGTGATGATCACCATCGGTTACTTCGGGCCGAGAACCCGCAACCTGGCGCTGGAGAACATCGCTCACCGCTGA
- a CDS encoding NAD-dependent epimerase/dehydratase family protein, which produces MNGLNVLLTGACGRIGKTFFEASKDRYTFVLADRVEPDFPVEAPHQFVRLDMADPKAIAEVLNGIDVIVHLAGIPHATATFDELLPNNILATTYLFEAAVAAGCKRLVFASSAQTIEGYPVDRQITPGMQVMPANLYGVSKCYGEALCAFYAAKRGLSTIAIRIGAFEFPDRHELTNARDLSAWLSPRDAVQLLQRSVEVEGVQHLIAHGISNNRFKRLDLSETTRVLGYLPVDDAFREFDIPIAP; this is translated from the coding sequence ATGAACGGACTCAACGTACTGCTCACCGGCGCCTGCGGCAGAATCGGCAAAACCTTTTTCGAAGCATCGAAGGATCGCTACACCTTCGTGCTGGCCGACCGCGTCGAACCCGATTTCCCGGTGGAAGCACCCCACCAGTTTGTGCGCCTGGACATGGCCGATCCCAAGGCCATCGCCGAAGTACTGAACGGCATCGACGTCATCGTCCACCTCGCCGGCATCCCCCACGCCACGGCAACCTTCGACGAACTGCTGCCCAACAACATCCTGGCCACCACTTACCTGTTTGAAGCCGCCGTGGCAGCCGGTTGTAAACGCCTGGTGTTCGCCAGCAGCGCGCAAACCATTGAAGGTTATCCGGTAGACCGGCAGATCACCCCGGGCATGCAAGTAATGCCGGCCAATCTGTATGGCGTGAGCAAATGTTATGGCGAGGCGTTGTGCGCGTTTTATGCCGCCAAGCGTGGGCTCTCGACCATCGCCATCCGCATCGGCGCTTTCGAGTTCCCGGACCGTCATGAGCTGACCAACGCCCGGGACCTGAGCGCCTGGCTCAGCCCCCGCGATGCGGTGCAATTGCTGCAGCGTTCGGTGGAAGTCGAAGGCGTGCAGCACCTGATCGCCCACGGTATTTCCAACAACCGCTTCAAGCGCCTCGATCTCAGCGAAACCACGCGAGTACTGGGTTATTTGCCGGTAGATGATGCGTTTCGGGAGTTTGATATCCCGATCGCGCCATAA
- a CDS encoding glutathione S-transferase family protein, translated as MEHALKILGKASSINVRKVLWTCEELGVSYEREDWGSGFASTHSPEFTRLNPNAQVPVIIDDAGVLWESNTICRYLAGKHHNHELLPTEPAARARVEQWMDWQATELNRSWSYAFTALVRKDPEFQDPHQIGVGINDWNHKMSILEHQLAATKAYVAGPRFSLADIVIGLSVNRWLMTPMERPDFPAVDEYFQRLAQRPGFLKHGCNGLP; from the coding sequence ATGGAACATGCACTGAAGATTCTCGGTAAGGCTTCGTCCATCAACGTCAGAAAAGTCCTGTGGACCTGCGAAGAGCTGGGCGTTTCCTACGAACGTGAGGACTGGGGCAGCGGTTTTGCCTCGACCCACAGCCCCGAGTTCACCCGTCTCAACCCCAACGCCCAGGTGCCGGTGATCATCGATGACGCCGGGGTGTTGTGGGAATCCAATACGATTTGCCGTTACCTGGCCGGCAAGCATCACAACCACGAGTTACTGCCCACTGAACCAGCCGCCCGCGCGCGGGTGGAGCAGTGGATGGATTGGCAGGCCACCGAGCTCAATAGGTCGTGGAGCTACGCGTTCACCGCGCTGGTGCGCAAGGACCCCGAGTTTCAGGACCCGCATCAGATTGGCGTGGGTATCAATGACTGGAACCACAAGATGAGCATCCTTGAGCATCAGCTTGCGGCGACCAAGGCTTATGTTGCCGGGCCACGGTTCAGCCTCGCGGACATCGTCATCGGTTTGTCCGTCAATCGCTGGCTGATGACGCCCATGGAGCGGCCGGACTTCCCTGCCGTCGATGAATATTTCCAACGGCTGGCACAGCGCCCGGGATTCCTCAAACACGGCTGCAACGGCTTGCCTTAA
- a CDS encoding PACE efflux transporter encodes MQGVKRKLVYVSLYEVIGMTFSALGLALLSGTSPGSTGPLAVIITTIAVTWNFIYTSLFERWESRQPSRTRTVKRRIAHAVGFQLTLIVFLIPLIAWWMNISLVQAFLLDLALILFIPCYTFAFNWLFDRTFGLPASALPDPAS; translated from the coding sequence ATGCAAGGCGTTAAACGCAAACTGGTCTACGTGTCGCTCTACGAAGTGATCGGCATGACTTTCTCGGCCCTGGGCCTGGCGCTGCTGTCCGGTACATCGCCGGGCAGCACCGGACCACTGGCGGTGATCATTACCACCATCGCCGTGACCTGGAATTTCATCTACACCTCGCTGTTCGAACGCTGGGAAAGTCGCCAGCCGTCACGCACCCGCACGGTCAAGCGGCGCATCGCCCATGCCGTGGGTTTTCAACTAACCTTGATAGTGTTTCTCATCCCGTTGATCGCCTGGTGGATGAACATCAGCCTGGTGCAAGCCTTCCTGCTGGATCTGGCGCTGATCCTGTTCATCCCGTGCTACACCTTCGCCTTCAACTGGCTGTTTGATCGCACGTTTGGTTTGCCAGCGTCGGCCCTGCCGGATCCTGCTTCTTGA